A genome region from Planifilum fulgidum includes the following:
- a CDS encoding transposase, whose protein sequence is MARKGQKFKTYSFELKKKAVEMRLQGIPKAKIAEELGIQDVGRLKIWMRKYREQGNFGLMEHRGRRKEYKDLEREVKRLRLENDVLKKWL, encoded by the coding sequence GTGGCAAGAAAAGGACAGAAATTCAAGACATATAGCTTTGAACTGAAAAAGAAGGCAGTGGAAATGAGGCTTCAGGGCATTCCCAAGGCAAAGATTGCTGAAGAGCTGGGGATTCAAGATGTGGGGCGATTAAAGATCTGGATGCGGAAATACCGGGAACAGGGCAATTTTGGGCTAATGGAGCACAGAGGGAGGCGGAAAGAGTACAAGGACCTGGAACGGGAAGTCAAAAGGCTGCGACTGGAGAATGATGTCCTAAAAAAGTGGCTGGA
- a CDS encoding aldo/keto reductase family protein: protein MKYRRLGKSGVKVSEIALGSWLTYGTVTEKEQAIACVKQAYDLGINHFDCANVYGSVPHAAEEVLGEALAPYPRESYILTTKAFWPVGDGVNDRGLSRKHIISEVEKSLRALGVDYVDIFYCHRYDPETDLEETLRAIDDLITQGKILYAGFSEWPAHKIAEGVRLQKELGLHKFVASQPVYNMFNRYIEREVIPLCDEAGIGQVVFSPLAQGVLTGKYKRGQQPPAGSRAATDQVKKFVERYLTDENLARVEQLEGVAKELGITLPQLALAWVLRLPSISSALIGASRPEQIVENVKAIDVKLDESVLEKIEEILKS, encoded by the coding sequence ATGAAATACCGCCGTCTGGGAAAAAGCGGTGTGAAGGTTTCGGAGATCGCGCTCGGCAGCTGGCTGACCTACGGGACGGTGACCGAGAAGGAGCAGGCGATCGCCTGCGTCAAACAGGCGTATGATCTGGGCATCAACCATTTTGACTGCGCCAATGTGTACGGAAGCGTTCCCCACGCCGCGGAGGAAGTGCTGGGGGAAGCCCTCGCCCCGTATCCCCGGGAGAGCTACATCCTGACGACCAAGGCCTTCTGGCCCGTGGGCGACGGGGTAAACGACCGCGGACTGAGCCGCAAACACATCATTTCCGAAGTGGAAAAAAGCCTGCGCGCCCTGGGCGTCGACTATGTGGACATCTTCTACTGCCACCGGTACGACCCGGAAACGGATCTGGAGGAGACACTGCGCGCCATCGATGATCTGATCACCCAGGGCAAGATTTTGTACGCCGGGTTCAGCGAGTGGCCCGCCCACAAAATCGCCGAAGGCGTCCGGCTGCAGAAGGAGCTGGGACTTCACAAATTCGTCGCCAGCCAGCCCGTCTACAACATGTTCAACCGCTACATCGAACGGGAAGTGATTCCCCTCTGCGATGAGGCGGGCATCGGACAAGTCGTCTTCTCGCCGTTGGCCCAGGGGGTGCTGACCGGGAAGTACAAAAGGGGGCAGCAGCCGCCCGCCGGATCCCGGGCAGCGACGGACCAGGTCAAAAAGTTTGTGGAGCGCTATTTGACCGACGAAAATCTGGCCCGGGTGGAACAACTGGAGGGCGTGGCCAAGGAACTGGGAATCACCCTTCCCCAGCTGGCCCTCGCCTGGGTGCTCCGTCTCCCGTCGATCAGCAGCGCTCTGATCGGCGCCAGCCGTCCGGAGCAGATCGTGGAAAACGTCAAGGCAATCGATGTAAAGCTGGACGAGTCGGTTCTGGAGAAAATCGAGGAAATCCTGAAATCGTAA
- a CDS encoding argininosuccinate synthase codes for MSKGKVVLAYSGGLDTSVAIKWLQEHYDMDVIAVSMDVGEGKDLEFIRQKALKVGAVKSVVLDVRERFAREYLLPALRANALYEGKYPLVSALSRPLIARVLVEVAREEGAVAVAHGCTGKGNDQVRFDVSVSALHPGLKVLAPVREWAMSREEEIAYAKRHGIPIPVDLDNPFSIDQNLWGRSIECGVLEDPWNAPPEEAYEWTKSLQETPDEPAEVTIDFEQGVPVALDGERLPLHELISRLNRIAGEHGVGRIDHVEDRLVGIKSREVYECPAAMTLLAAHRELEFLTQPREMAHFKPVVEQQWARLVYEGLWYSPLKKALDAFVEESQKTVTGTVRVRLFKGHATVTGRKSSHSLYNEKLATYTPEDTFDHQAAVGFIKLWGLPTQVYAQVNRGKEEAGEETVGRKVYQEN; via the coding sequence GTGAGCAAAGGGAAAGTGGTGCTCGCCTATTCGGGCGGATTGGATACATCGGTGGCCATCAAGTGGTTGCAGGAACATTACGACATGGATGTGATCGCCGTTTCCATGGACGTGGGGGAAGGCAAGGATTTGGAGTTCATCCGGCAGAAGGCGCTGAAGGTGGGGGCCGTCAAGTCGGTGGTTCTGGACGTGCGGGAGCGGTTTGCCCGGGAATACCTGCTCCCCGCCCTTCGGGCGAACGCCCTGTATGAGGGGAAATATCCGCTGGTGTCGGCCCTGTCGCGCCCCCTCATCGCCCGCGTGCTGGTGGAAGTGGCCCGGGAAGAGGGGGCCGTGGCCGTGGCCCACGGCTGCACCGGGAAAGGGAACGACCAGGTACGTTTCGATGTTTCCGTCAGCGCCCTCCATCCGGGCCTGAAGGTGCTGGCTCCCGTTCGCGAGTGGGCCATGTCCCGGGAAGAGGAGATCGCCTACGCCAAGCGGCACGGCATTCCCATCCCCGTCGATCTGGACAATCCTTTCAGCATCGACCAAAACCTGTGGGGGAGAAGCATCGAGTGCGGAGTGCTGGAAGATCCCTGGAACGCGCCTCCGGAGGAGGCCTACGAGTGGACGAAGTCCCTGCAGGAGACGCCGGATGAGCCGGCGGAAGTGACGATCGATTTCGAGCAGGGGGTGCCGGTCGCCCTGGACGGGGAAAGGCTGCCCCTGCACGAGCTGATTTCCCGTCTCAACCGGATTGCCGGGGAACACGGCGTCGGCCGGATCGATCACGTGGAGGACCGGCTGGTGGGCATCAAGTCCCGGGAAGTGTACGAATGTCCCGCGGCGATGACCCTGCTCGCCGCCCACCGCGAACTGGAATTCCTCACGCAGCCCCGGGAGATGGCCCATTTCAAGCCGGTGGTGGAACAGCAATGGGCGCGGCTGGTGTACGAGGGGCTTTGGTATTCCCCCCTGAAGAAGGCCCTGGATGCCTTTGTCGAGGAATCCCAGAAAACGGTGACCGGAACCGTGCGGGTCCGCCTGTTCAAGGGGCATGCCACGGTGACCGGGCGCAAATCAAGCCATTCCCTGTACAATGAAAAGCTGGCCACTTATACGCCGGAGGACACCTTTGATCACCAGGCGGCCGTGGGCTTCATCAAGCTCTGGGGGCTGCCGACGCAGGTGTACGCCCAGGTCAACCGGGGAAAGGAGGAGGCCGGTGAAGAAACTGTGGGGCGGAAGGTTTACCAAGAAAACTGA